From one Leucoraja erinacea ecotype New England unplaced genomic scaffold, Leri_hhj_1 Leri_616S, whole genome shotgun sequence genomic stretch:
- the LOC129694312 gene encoding proline-rich transmembrane protein 1-like has product MATEKQALRDGGHQMPMSPPPYPVQEASANGTPQGYSMPMHPSAMAMGNEGYMQETQFNSGVPQGYVMSANHPAGPMGMAGYGHQGYTVQYQPCAGAYVPVYPMANNMGPCLPGNNGMTQGGQQLPPSVGMMNPPRPPHDYLPIAVLTTVCCFWPTGIFAIIKAVQVRTAIARGDMVSAEIASREARNFSFISLAVGIASMVLCAILTVVVVIAAQHHDDEWDP; this is encoded by the exons CGTTACGGGATGGAGGGCACCAAATGCCTATGTCGCCTCCGCCGTACCCAGTGCAGGAAGCCTCGGCAAACGGCACGCCACAGGGCTACTCCATGCCCATGCACCCGTCCGCCATGGCGATGGGTAACGAGGGATACATGCAAGAGACTCAGTTCAACAGCGGTGTACCCCAGGGGTACGTCATGTCCGCCAATCACCCCGCTGGGCCGATGGGAATGGCGGGATATGGGCACCAAGGATACACCGTGCAGTACCAGCCTTGCGCTGGTGCCTACGTGCCAGTCTACCCGATGGCAAAT AACATGGGGCCATGTCTGCCCGGCAACAACGGGATGACGCAAGGGGGGCAGCAGTTGCCCCCTTCTGTCGGGATGATGAACCCGCCGAGACCCCCTCACGACTATCTTCCGATCGCAGTGTTGACCACGGTGTGCTGCTTCTGGCCCACTGGGATCTTTGCCATAATCAAGGCCGTCCAG GTGCGGACGGCCATCGCCCGCGGGGACATGGTTTCGGCGGAGATCGCGTCCCGCGAAGCACGTAACTTCTCCTTCATCAGCCTGGCTGTGGGCATCGCTTCCATGGTCCTCTGCGCCATACTGACGGTGGTGGTGGTCATCGCGGCCCAGCATCACGATGATGAGTGGGACCCTTAG